The Phycisphaeraceae bacterium genome window below encodes:
- a CDS encoding type II secretion system protein has protein sequence MCPCSSMRRQGRRAFTIVELMVVIGIVAILMSLLLIGLSTVSRQATVTSCLSQLRELFNAHTSYANLYQECFVDVGLPHGGGGDPKRSFVTTLRGFGMDEVALRSPLDRSSHWAPEFGEGVPVSLSGGTPLYRRTSFGMNNYLSRTYSPTMITGAGAPADRLSRVPRPDQVICFLLMTERGNYAGSDHPHVENWGVVSNPAALAATQCQINAIDRRPPSGSSRSNWSFVDGHVATLTFDEVFTSPQENRFNPGL, from the coding sequence ATGTGCCCATGTTCGTCAATGCGCCGCCAAGGGCGGCGCGCTTTCACCATCGTTGAATTGATGGTGGTCATCGGCATTGTTGCGATCCTGATGAGCCTTCTGCTGATCGGGCTGAGCACCGTCAGCCGACAGGCCACCGTCACAAGCTGCCTCTCGCAGCTCAGAGAACTCTTCAACGCCCACACCTCGTACGCGAATCTCTATCAGGAGTGCTTCGTCGATGTGGGGCTTCCCCACGGAGGCGGCGGCGACCCGAAGCGTTCGTTCGTCACCACGCTTCGAGGCTTCGGGATGGATGAAGTCGCGCTTCGCAGTCCGCTCGATCGGAGTTCGCACTGGGCGCCTGAGTTCGGCGAAGGCGTTCCGGTGAGTCTCTCGGGAGGCACCCCGCTCTATCGACGCACGAGCTTCGGCATGAACAACTACCTCTCACGGACCTACTCCCCCACCATGATCACCGGCGCCGGTGCGCCGGCCGATCGACTGTCGCGCGTCCCTCGCCCCGATCAGGTCATCTGCTTCCTGCTCATGACCGAACGGGGCAACTACGCCGGCAGCGATCACCCCCATGTCGAGAACTGGGGCGTGGTGAGCAATCCGGCGGCGCTCGCCGCCACGCAATGCCAGATCAACGCGATCGATCGGAGGCCGCCCTCCGGCAGCTCGCGCTCCAACTGGAGCTTCGTCGACGGACATGTCGCGACGCTCACCTTCGACGAGGTCTTCACCTCGCCGCAGGAGAACCGATTCAACCCCGGTCTCTGA
- a CDS encoding dockerin type I repeat-containing protein, translating into MTLFKAWPLSLPRTGTVAALTLAFTASALADGVHDGDIVLLIDNSRITTFEANEEGVAPRRVFAGTLGEFGVPGVGDEPGFDNPAGTFEPGSFISFTIQSPLKVWSGEDFQPTATNPMDGVRIRLSFASLSATSADGPVDGFGLAVAPNGEWHIHYIFEVLPAPGDAEVPAGAYLLELVLHTTQEGIASSEPFWIVLNHELDEEAFEEAFEFAEETLGEACVGDLNGDGTVNGADLAVLLGLWGEEGGFTAADLNADGTVNGADIAILLGAWGDCP; encoded by the coding sequence ATGACCTTGTTCAAAGCTTGGCCACTTTCCCTGCCGCGCACCGGAACGGTCGCGGCCCTCACCCTCGCGTTCACGGCCTCGGCCCTCGCTGACGGCGTGCACGATGGTGACATCGTGCTGCTCATCGACAACTCTCGCATCACCACCTTCGAAGCCAACGAGGAGGGCGTCGCACCTCGTCGCGTCTTCGCCGGGACGCTCGGTGAGTTCGGTGTTCCCGGTGTCGGCGATGAGCCTGGATTCGACAACCCGGCAGGTACCTTCGAGCCGGGGAGCTTCATCAGCTTCACCATTCAATCGCCGCTGAAGGTCTGGAGCGGCGAGGACTTTCAGCCGACCGCCACGAATCCGATGGATGGCGTGCGCATCCGCCTCTCCTTCGCGTCTCTTTCCGCAACGAGCGCCGATGGCCCCGTCGATGGCTTCGGGCTCGCGGTCGCGCCGAATGGCGAGTGGCACATTCACTACATCTTCGAAGTGCTTCCGGCGCCGGGTGACGCCGAGGTCCCGGCGGGTGCCTACCTGCTCGAACTGGTGTTGCACACGACGCAGGAGGGGATCGCCTCGAGCGAACCCTTCTGGATCGTGCTGAACCATGAGCTCGACGAGGAGGCCTTTGAAGAGGCCTTCGAGTTCGCCGAGGAGACTCTCGGCGAGGCGTGCGTGGGCGATTTGAACGGTGATGGCACCGTGAATGGCGCCGATCTTGCGGTGCTGCTCGGGCTCTGGGGCGAGGAGGGCGGCTTCACCGCAGCAGATCTCAATGCGGACGGCACTGTCAATGGCGCTGACATTGCGATCCTGCTCGGCGCGTGGGGCGACTGCCCCTGA
- a CDS encoding right-handed parallel beta-helix repeat-containing protein, translating to MVAFGAGALVMALAVVVGAGLFFRGTALRDAAAQARGPRDSTELAEGALRSSAGSLFRRPGVEIQRRIDAAIEGEVIEVEPGIYQGPIDFRGKAISLRSRDGAERTIIEGPARGGPAVIIRGQPSSRGAQLTGFTIRSGRGPNGTGVFVERADPLIARCVISGNSASGLRLEESRAVIDECRFLGNSAGPFGGAVQSRGGAPIFVSCGFEGNVAVTGGGALFFDGGAPAVLVSRFSGNRVSSGAWGGAIFADAAEVVILDTEFTGNRSGEQGGAIYVRRGSVKAEHCLFEGNASRSAWAFLAHDATVSVRSSRFCGTREWNLQGSGIVESHNEFATDCMRDCNGNQIPDDLEIAEGLVTDCDQSGVPDACKPDCDGDGIPDACAISMGLSRDENRNGIPDECEDLGDAGFGVGSAGASPWTHEFRRGVRPMQNPPARTGGFRD from the coding sequence ATGGTTGCCTTCGGTGCGGGAGCGCTCGTGATGGCCCTTGCGGTCGTCGTCGGCGCAGGCCTCTTCTTTCGCGGCACGGCGCTCCGTGATGCAGCCGCCCAGGCCCGTGGCCCGCGTGACTCGACGGAACTTGCTGAAGGAGCTCTCCGCTCCTCGGCAGGATCACTGTTCAGGCGCCCGGGGGTTGAGATCCAGCGGCGCATCGACGCGGCGATTGAGGGAGAGGTCATCGAAGTCGAGCCCGGCATCTACCAGGGCCCCATTGACTTTCGCGGCAAGGCGATCTCGCTTCGCTCGCGCGACGGCGCGGAGCGCACGATCATCGAAGGGCCCGCTCGCGGCGGCCCGGCGGTCATCATTCGAGGTCAGCCCAGCTCGCGCGGAGCACAACTGACGGGCTTCACGATTCGATCAGGCCGCGGTCCGAATGGAACCGGCGTCTTTGTCGAGCGGGCGGATCCACTCATTGCCCGCTGTGTCATCAGTGGCAACTCGGCATCGGGGCTTCGCCTGGAGGAGAGTCGTGCCGTCATCGATGAGTGTCGATTCCTCGGGAACTCGGCCGGGCCGTTCGGCGGCGCCGTGCAGAGTCGTGGCGGAGCGCCCATTTTCGTCTCCTGCGGCTTCGAAGGGAATGTCGCAGTCACTGGCGGTGGCGCCCTCTTCTTCGATGGTGGCGCTCCCGCTGTGCTCGTCAGTCGCTTCTCAGGAAATCGCGTCAGCAGCGGTGCATGGGGTGGGGCGATCTTCGCCGATGCCGCTGAAGTCGTCATCCTCGACACCGAGTTCACCGGCAATCGGAGTGGTGAGCAGGGCGGCGCCATCTATGTTCGGCGAGGTTCCGTCAAGGCCGAGCACTGCCTCTTCGAGGGCAATGCCTCGCGCTCCGCATGGGCGTTCCTCGCTCATGACGCGACGGTCTCCGTGCGCTCGAGCCGCTTCTGTGGAACGCGCGAGTGGAACCTGCAGGGGAGTGGAATCGTCGAGAGTCACAATGAGTTCGCCACCGACTGCATGCGCGACTGCAATGGGAACCAGATTCCCGACGATCTTGAGATCGCCGAAGGGCTAGTGACCGACTGCGACCAGAGCGGGGTGCCCGACGCATGCAAACCCGACTGCGACGGCGACGGCATTCCCGATGCTTGCGCGATCTCGATGGGCCTGTCACGCGATGAGAACCGGAACGGCATTCCCGACGAGTGTGAGGACCTCGGCGATGCCGGCTTCGGCGTCGGCTCGGCGGGGGCGTCTCCATGGACGCACGAGTTCAGGCGCGGCGTCAGGCCAATGCAAAACCCGCCGGCGCGAACCGGCGGGTTTCGTGACTGA
- a CDS encoding ABC transporter substrate-binding protein, translated as MKALLRAALPPVTIVMALLLLWEGAVRLFQPAAYLLPGPIDVVRALVGDAERLLSATGRTALSALLGFLFAGVGGVVLGTVLSMSRFLERGFYPLATLFQMVPLVALAPLLVIWFHYGLGATIAASAIVAIFPVLANTLDGLRSVDPGLRELFSMARAGRVVTWWKLGLPASTPQIITGLRIAAGLAVIGTIVGEFVSGYAGRQAPLGVVILSAMRENRADLVFASIALSSLVGLMLFGMVGFGGWLFLRRWHASGNSAEGRVVRAVVWLLAVGVVLSLVSGGCERRSGSDAGSSERTRVTLQLNWVPEPEFGGIYAAQAIGAFDARGLEVEIIKGGAGTATPQLIASGACDFGVVSADQILQIREQGGDLVAIYAIFQQSPVGIMVHEANPITSIRELWTSRSTVAVEPGLPYVAYLNRRYGEGGVTLVPYGGALALFARDPAFAQQCFISAEPVQMQLQGVPVRVLPVAESGYDPYTAVIAVRRSTLERRPEVVEKMVDALREAWRAYLDDPARFNPAIAALNPAMSLEAMNIAAEREHPLIETEWTREHGLGSMDPERWRELAAQMRELGLIRGTYEPATLMR; from the coding sequence GTGAAGGCGCTCCTGCGCGCGGCACTGCCGCCGGTCACGATCGTGATGGCGCTCCTTCTCTTGTGGGAGGGCGCGGTGCGGCTCTTTCAACCGGCGGCCTATCTTCTGCCGGGCCCCATTGATGTGGTCCGCGCGCTCGTCGGCGACGCTGAACGACTCCTTTCGGCGACCGGACGCACGGCGCTCAGTGCGCTCCTCGGCTTCCTGTTCGCCGGTGTGGGCGGTGTCGTCCTCGGAACGGTTCTCTCAATGTCTCGCTTTCTTGAGCGCGGTTTCTATCCGCTGGCGACACTCTTCCAGATGGTGCCCCTGGTGGCGCTGGCACCGCTACTCGTGATCTGGTTCCACTACGGCCTCGGGGCGACGATCGCGGCAAGCGCCATCGTCGCGATCTTCCCCGTTCTCGCGAACACGCTCGATGGCCTGCGGTCGGTGGACCCCGGACTCCGAGAGCTCTTCTCGATGGCTCGCGCCGGTCGCGTGGTCACCTGGTGGAAGCTCGGGCTCCCCGCATCGACACCGCAGATCATCACGGGATTGCGGATTGCGGCGGGCCTCGCCGTCATCGGCACCATCGTCGGCGAGTTCGTTTCGGGGTACGCCGGTCGTCAGGCTCCGCTCGGTGTCGTGATCCTCTCAGCCATGCGGGAGAATCGCGCCGATCTCGTCTTCGCCTCGATTGCGCTCTCGTCGCTCGTGGGACTTATGCTCTTCGGCATGGTGGGCTTCGGCGGATGGCTCTTCCTGCGGCGCTGGCACGCCTCCGGGAATTCGGCCGAGGGGCGCGTGGTCCGCGCCGTCGTCTGGCTTCTTGCCGTTGGCGTCGTGCTCTCTCTCGTTTCGGGTGGATGCGAGCGCCGAAGTGGATCGGACGCCGGGTCGTCGGAGCGCACGCGCGTCACGCTGCAACTCAACTGGGTTCCAGAGCCTGAGTTCGGCGGCATCTACGCGGCGCAGGCGATCGGTGCGTTCGATGCTCGCGGGCTTGAGGTGGAGATCATCAAGGGCGGCGCCGGCACGGCCACACCACAGCTCATTGCCTCGGGTGCGTGCGACTTCGGCGTGGTGAGCGCCGACCAGATCCTCCAGATTCGTGAGCAGGGCGGTGACCTCGTGGCGATCTACGCGATCTTCCAGCAGAGTCCCGTCGGCATCATGGTCCACGAAGCCAATCCCATCACCTCCATTCGTGAACTGTGGACGAGCCGATCAACGGTCGCGGTGGAGCCGGGGCTGCCCTATGTCGCCTACCTCAATCGGCGCTACGGAGAAGGTGGCGTGACGCTGGTGCCCTACGGCGGGGCGCTCGCGCTCTTCGCGCGCGATCCGGCCTTCGCGCAGCAGTGCTTCATCAGCGCCGAACCTGTGCAGATGCAACTTCAGGGCGTGCCGGTCCGCGTGCTCCCCGTGGCCGAGAGTGGCTACGACCCCTACACCGCGGTCATCGCCGTGCGCCGCAGTACGCTCGAGCGGCGACCCGAGGTGGTTGAGAAGATGGTCGATGCGCTTCGCGAAGCGTGGCGCGCCTATCTCGATGACCCCGCGCGCTTCAATCCGGCGATCGCTGCACTCAACCCCGCGATGTCTCTCGAGGCGATGAACATCGCCGCGGAGCGCGAACACCCGTTGATCGAGACCGAGTGGACCCGCGAGCATGGCCTCGGCTCGATGGACCCCGAGCGCTGGCGCGAACTGGCGGCCCAGATGCGCGAGCTCGGACTCATCAGGGGAACCTACGAACCGGCCACGCTCATGCGCTGA
- a CDS encoding ABC transporter ATP-binding protein: MTTGAWRPALGLRAQSVSRRFGEVEALRQVTMEVAPGEFVVVVGASGCGKTTLLRIIGGLERCDAGSIDFFDREEGAAAIATAPSEARRFDLGFAFQEPRLLPWRCARDNVALPLELAGVPREERRRRAVEALELVRLGARTRALPAELSGGMRMRVALARALVTKPRLLLLDEPFSALDEVTRLELDEELLRLRQESGATVLMVTHSISEALSLADRIVVLASSPGRVREELTVNLGAPGVARRGTPDFGPLTARIFEMLGERGSSSSRDAKSASASPRGGA; the protein is encoded by the coding sequence GTGACGACCGGCGCTTGGCGACCGGCGCTCGGGTTGCGCGCGCAGAGTGTCTCGCGGCGCTTTGGAGAGGTCGAGGCGCTCCGACAAGTCACGATGGAGGTGGCACCGGGGGAGTTCGTGGTGGTCGTCGGCGCTAGCGGCTGCGGGAAGACGACGCTCCTGCGGATCATCGGGGGGCTCGAGCGATGTGACGCGGGCTCAATCGATTTCTTCGATCGAGAAGAGGGGGCGGCGGCGATCGCAACGGCACCGAGTGAGGCTCGGCGGTTTGATCTCGGGTTTGCCTTCCAGGAGCCGCGCCTTCTGCCGTGGCGCTGCGCCCGCGACAATGTCGCCTTGCCCCTCGAACTGGCCGGGGTGCCGCGCGAGGAACGGCGGCGCCGAGCCGTCGAAGCACTTGAACTGGTGCGACTTGGCGCTCGCACAAGGGCGCTGCCTGCCGAACTCTCCGGGGGCATGCGCATGCGAGTGGCGCTCGCGAGGGCGCTCGTGACCAAGCCGCGACTTCTCCTTCTCGATGAGCCCTTCTCGGCCCTCGATGAAGTGACGCGGCTCGAGCTTGACGAGGAACTCCTTCGCCTTCGGCAGGAGAGTGGTGCGACGGTGCTGATGGTCACGCACTCGATCTCGGAAGCGCTGTCCTTGGCCGATCGCATCGTGGTGTTGGCCTCGTCGCCCGGTCGCGTGCGTGAAGAGCTGACCGTGAACCTTGGGGCGCCCGGTGTCGCTCGTCGCGGTACTCCCGACTTCGGGCCGCTGACGGCTCGCATCTTCGAAATGCTCGGCGAGCGAGGATCGTCTTCGAGCCGGGATGCAAAGTCGGCGAGTGCCTCGCCACGAGGTGGCGCGTGA
- a CDS encoding RNA polymerase sigma factor, whose translation MSEPLSEDALRAWMDRMGGPLLGIAMGILKDRARAEDIVQETFLRLWRRPPDQGEPVYPSWLRTVVTNLSINALKQRRRQAASVETIEAEAPGAATQAQAGLAAREDLDRVERALARLDPAKRAIIMLRAQDDLAYEDIARVLGIPVGTVMSRLNRARLALQRELEAMDQESRGSSFDIRRYRAAGGA comes from the coding sequence GTGAGCGAACCGCTGTCCGAAGACGCCCTTCGAGCCTGGATGGACCGCATGGGTGGTCCCCTGCTCGGGATCGCCATGGGCATCCTCAAGGATCGGGCGCGCGCCGAGGACATCGTGCAGGAGACCTTCCTGCGACTCTGGCGGCGGCCGCCGGACCAGGGCGAGCCGGTCTACCCCTCGTGGCTTCGCACGGTGGTAACCAACCTCTCGATCAACGCGCTCAAGCAGCGACGGCGCCAGGCCGCGTCGGTCGAGACGATCGAAGCCGAAGCGCCGGGCGCTGCGACGCAGGCGCAGGCGGGGCTTGCCGCGCGAGAGGATCTCGATCGCGTGGAGCGGGCGCTCGCGCGGCTCGACCCGGCGAAGCGGGCCATCATCATGCTGCGAGCGCAGGATGACCTCGCCTATGAAGACATTGCTCGCGTGCTTGGGATCCCGGTTGGGACGGTGATGAGCCGCCTCAACCGCGCGAGACTGGCGCTTCAGCGCGAACTCGAGGCCATGGACCAGGAGTCGCGCGGGAGCTCATTCGATATTCGACGCTATCGCGCCGCAGGCGGCGCGTGA
- a CDS encoding class I SAM-dependent methyltransferase: MLANRLARRLRHLRGWAEAEGVSCFRLYERDIPEFPLIVDWYDGDAVAWIMPRTRDDTPEAERAFRERAIGEIRAGLALGPERLWIKERAGQRAGGSRDDQYERLQARGAVKVVTEHALRFEVNLSDYLDTGLFLDHRTTRSLIRRYAEGKRFLNLFAYTGSFTVHARAGGARASTTVDMSRTYQDWTRRNFALNGQRESPEHRLVTADCLAWLRAGPKAGESYDLIVCDPPTFSNSKRMGGATWAIDRDYPELLRLIEPFLATGGFLYFSTNSRGLKWENAAVPAGLQCRDLGDRTVPQDFRNRKIHRCWRLSKPAADRAGE; this comes from the coding sequence ATGCTTGCCAATCGCCTCGCCCGCCGCCTGCGGCACCTCCGCGGTTGGGCGGAGGCCGAGGGGGTCTCCTGCTTCAGGCTCTATGAGCGGGATATCCCCGAGTTTCCGCTGATTGTCGACTGGTACGACGGGGACGCCGTGGCGTGGATCATGCCCCGGACACGGGATGACACCCCCGAGGCTGAGCGGGCATTCCGGGAGCGGGCCATCGGGGAGATCCGCGCAGGCCTTGCGCTTGGGCCCGAGCGGCTCTGGATCAAGGAGCGGGCTGGGCAGAGGGCTGGTGGCTCGCGGGATGATCAGTACGAGCGGCTCCAGGCACGCGGCGCGGTCAAGGTGGTGACGGAGCACGCCCTCCGCTTCGAGGTGAACCTCTCCGACTATCTCGACACGGGCCTCTTCCTCGATCATCGCACGACGCGCAGCCTCATTCGCCGCTACGCCGAGGGGAAGCGCTTTCTCAACCTCTTCGCTTACACGGGCAGCTTCACGGTGCATGCCCGCGCCGGCGGCGCGCGGGCATCGACGACCGTCGACATGAGTCGGACCTATCAGGATTGGACGCGCCGCAACTTCGCGCTGAACGGCCAGCGCGAGTCACCGGAGCATCGACTGGTGACCGCGGACTGTCTCGCGTGGCTTCGCGCCGGTCCAAAGGCGGGTGAGTCCTATGACCTGATCGTCTGTGACCCGCCGACCTTCTCCAACTCCAAGCGGATGGGTGGTGCGACCTGGGCGATTGATCGCGACTACCCCGAACTCCTGCGACTGATCGAGCCCTTTCTCGCGACCGGCGGCTTCCTCTACTTTTCGACGAACTCGCGTGGGCTGAAGTGGGAGAACGCCGCCGTGCCCGCGGGGCTTCAGTGCCGTGACCTTGGTGATCGCACGGTGCCGCAGGACTTCCGAAATCGGAAGATCCATCGATGCTGGCGATTGTCGAAGCCTGCGGCTGATCGCGCCGGCGAGTGA
- the bamE gene encoding outer membrane protein assembly factor BamE: MAALFALAGCESQHETNWSRLQQGMSKAEVAQILGEPSSRVDARRVGNDVVVAFDRWQYGDNLSTLATGVVFPGEAPDRVWAVYFDEEGNVVDFRPPIRPW; the protein is encoded by the coding sequence TTGGCCGCTCTCTTCGCGCTCGCCGGGTGCGAGTCGCAGCATGAGACCAACTGGAGCCGCCTTCAGCAGGGCATGTCGAAGGCCGAAGTCGCGCAGATCCTCGGTGAACCCAGTTCTCGCGTCGACGCCCGTCGTGTTGGCAACGATGTCGTGGTCGCCTTCGATCGCTGGCAATATGGCGACAACCTGAGCACCCTCGCGACCGGCGTGGTCTTCCCCGGTGAAGCACCTGATCGAGTGTGGGCCGTCTACTTCGACGAAGAGGGCAATGTGGTCGACTTCCGCCCGCCCATCCGGCCGTGGTGA
- the atpD gene encoding F0F1 ATP synthase subunit beta has translation MPATGTVIQVIGSTFDAQFPEDQIPEIYNAVHVHYDFRGEKSTLVGEVAKHLGGGQVRCVALASTDGVRRGDPCQDTGAAVAVPVGEGVLGRVFNLLGEPVDGRGPVKSTEREPIHRKPPEFVDLNPKTEVLPTGIKVIDLLCPFVRGGKIGLFGGAGVGKTVVIQEMIARVARNFGGYSVFAGVGERTREGNDLWLEMQEAEYTDSEGKTAHVIDKVAMVFGQMNEPPGARLRVALSALTMAEFFRDKSGKETLMFVDNVFRFTQAGSEVSALLGRMPSAVGYQPTLSTEMGQMQERITSTRQGAITSVQAIYVPADDLTDPAPATTFSHLDAFVVLERKIAEKGIYPAVDPLASTSRILDPQIVGEHHYRVSRRVQNILQRYKDLQDIIAILGVDELSEDDKLTVSRARKIERFLSQPFYVAEVFTGFPGVTTKLEETIDSFERICNGEADDLPESAFMYVGTIDDARAKAEKMAAAV, from the coding sequence ATGCCCGCCACCGGCACCGTGATCCAGGTCATCGGCAGCACCTTCGACGCCCAGTTCCCCGAGGACCAGATCCCCGAGATCTACAACGCCGTCCATGTGCACTATGACTTCCGCGGCGAGAAGTCGACGCTGGTCGGCGAAGTGGCCAAGCACCTTGGTGGTGGCCAGGTGCGCTGCGTGGCGCTCGCCTCGACCGACGGCGTGCGCCGCGGCGACCCCTGCCAGGACACCGGTGCCGCCGTCGCCGTGCCGGTGGGCGAAGGTGTGCTCGGTCGAGTTTTCAACCTGCTCGGTGAGCCAGTCGATGGCCGCGGCCCCGTGAAGAGCACGGAGCGCGAGCCGATTCATCGCAAGCCGCCCGAGTTCGTCGACCTCAACCCGAAGACCGAGGTTCTTCCGACCGGCATCAAGGTCATCGACCTGCTCTGCCCGTTCGTCCGCGGTGGCAAGATCGGACTCTTCGGCGGTGCAGGCGTCGGCAAGACCGTCGTCATCCAGGAGATGATCGCGCGCGTCGCTCGAAACTTCGGTGGCTATTCAGTCTTCGCCGGCGTCGGCGAGCGCACCCGCGAGGGCAACGACCTCTGGCTCGAGATGCAGGAGGCTGAGTACACCGATTCCGAGGGCAAGACGGCGCATGTCATTGACAAGGTGGCCATGGTCTTCGGCCAGATGAACGAGCCGCCAGGCGCGCGACTTCGGGTGGCGCTCTCCGCGCTCACCATGGCCGAGTTCTTCCGCGACAAGAGCGGCAAGGAGACGCTCATGTTCGTGGACAATGTCTTCCGCTTCACGCAGGCGGGCTCGGAGGTCTCCGCGCTCCTCGGCCGAATGCCGAGCGCCGTGGGTTACCAGCCGACGCTCTCCACCGAGATGGGCCAGATGCAGGAGCGCATCACCTCCACCCGACAGGGCGCTATCACCAGCGTGCAGGCCATCTATGTGCCTGCCGACGACCTGACCGATCCGGCACCAGCGACCACCTTCAGCCACCTTGACGCCTTCGTCGTGCTTGAGCGCAAGATCGCCGAAAAGGGCATCTACCCCGCCGTCGATCCTCTCGCGTCGACGAGCCGCATTCTCGATCCGCAGATCGTCGGCGAGCACCACTACCGAGTCTCGCGCCGCGTGCAGAACATTCTTCAGCGCTACAAGGATCTTCAGGACATCATCGCCATCCTTGGTGTCGATGAGCTCTCTGAAGATGACAAGCTCACCGTGTCGCGCGCCCGCAAGATCGAGCGCTTTCTCTCGCAGCCCTTCTATGTCGCCGAAGTCTTCACCGGCTTCCCCGGCGTCACCACGAAGCTCGAGGAGACGATCGACAGCTTCGAGCGCATCTGCAACGGCGAGGCGGACGATCTCCCCGAGAGCGCGTTCATGTATGTCGGCACCATCGACGATGCCCGCGCGAAGGCCGAGAAGATGGCCGCGGCGGTCTGA